The proteins below come from a single Leptospira ellinghausenii genomic window:
- a CDS encoding general secretion pathway protein GspC, with the protein MNLILQRIQTSQFLTLIPVVLLFSFSLAYLLKLVLLLLFSTETGMNVGSQVRPKQTRQEVILAVSTYEDMVTGNLIRGQVFDPNDATKRGADGSPLDPEIAQDNGDDDQMLVTGTLSGHWSFARVTIREKQNNDSEEYSVGEMVGGYKVQTIEQHYVVLKKGGLSLRVNIGETPAQAKERIRPKDAAAVSNLGPSSQTIQKVLSREDVNRKLKDPNTIYKNARFGPHLVDGKIEGYKIYQVAKDHVFYSLGARGGDIIKRVNGMPLNETEKMLEIWGSIKQAPKITVDLERQGKIITYEFIIRN; encoded by the coding sequence ATGAATTTAATCCTTCAAAGAATCCAAACGAGTCAGTTTTTAACATTGATTCCGGTGGTTTTGTTATTTTCGTTTTCCCTTGCGTATTTATTAAAACTCGTCCTCCTCCTTTTATTTTCCACAGAAACTGGAATGAATGTGGGAAGCCAAGTCCGCCCCAAACAAACAAGACAGGAAGTCATCCTAGCTGTCAGTACCTATGAAGATATGGTCACTGGGAATCTCATCCGAGGGCAGGTGTTTGATCCAAACGATGCCACAAAACGGGGTGCGGACGGAAGTCCTCTTGATCCCGAAATTGCCCAAGACAATGGAGATGATGACCAAATGCTAGTCACGGGTACTTTGTCAGGCCACTGGTCCTTTGCACGTGTCACTATCAGGGAAAAACAAAACAACGATTCGGAAGAATACAGTGTTGGAGAAATGGTTGGTGGTTACAAAGTCCAAACCATTGAACAACACTATGTGGTGCTGAAAAAAGGGGGCCTCAGCCTTCGTGTCAATATTGGGGAAACACCAGCGCAAGCCAAAGAGAGAATCCGGCCAAAAGATGCAGCGGCCGTCTCCAATTTGGGACCTTCGAGCCAAACCATTCAAAAAGTTCTATCCAGAGAAGATGTCAATCGTAAGTTAAAGGACCCAAACACCATTTACAAAAATGCAAGGTTTGGCCCTCATTTGGTAGACGGAAAGATCGAGGGTTACAAAATCTATCAGGTGGCAAAAGACCATGTCTTTTATTCACTTGGCGCGCGTGGTGGTGATATCATCAAACGAGTCAATGGAATGCCACTCAACGAAACAGAGAAAATGTTGGAAATTTGGGGTTCAATCAAACAGGCTCCGAAAATTACAGTGGATTTAGAACGACAAGGCAAAATTATCACATATGAATTTATCATTCGGAATTAA
- the gspD gene encoding type II secretion system secretin GspD, whose translation MRNRLPFVILCICLYLIVTPNFSQEKGKPKAKTSQEPASFTADWRDTELKDFLMGMSAIIKKNILIDDAVKGKKITIISQKRVRIEDAYGFMKSVLETQGFGLIEENDLIKVVKIKDALAKSQIVRIGKEPVSESEVALNKTITQIVPLEFSNAIELEPILKRVTSPDTDIIIPKNQNTLIFSGSTADINKLLKLVDNLDVRADGPGSISSAGDIHIYTLEYNEAEKLAAILVKLDMPDAPVAPTQGPPGEAGPDGKQQPPPQPTPQAPKVPGKQDKIKAVAHKESNSLIVTATPQEWEEIKKIIKILDTPRKQVLLEVLIVELSSTDLNDFGIDWRYQELAYGQFNTGLAAQGGVIDKNGRPTNVNTLSGFSLGFIRRGGQQIIGILNANSTNENFNVLSAPQILTLDNQEAEINVGQDVPVRTQNRNAGLGGDNAVTVANFEYRPTGIKLKFTPHINKNNRITLDLYQEIKNVAGISSEATGGNPTFNKRDIKTTIVVDNIQTIVIGGLLSNDKQKKVQKIPILGEIPLLGTLFRRTTNQNRKTNLMVFLTPHILDDRDKSDRMTIQKKNEQERMVDEREKKLR comes from the coding sequence ATGAGAAATCGTCTCCCATTCGTTATACTATGCATTTGCCTTTATTTAATTGTGACACCCAATTTCTCACAAGAGAAAGGGAAACCAAAAGCAAAAACTTCTCAAGAACCAGCAAGTTTCACAGCAGATTGGCGAGATACAGAACTCAAAGACTTCCTTATGGGAATGAGTGCCATCATCAAAAAGAACATCCTAATTGATGATGCTGTCAAAGGCAAAAAAATCACCATCATCTCTCAAAAACGTGTGCGAATTGAAGATGCCTATGGGTTTATGAAGTCTGTTTTAGAAACACAAGGTTTTGGTCTCATTGAAGAAAATGATCTGATCAAAGTTGTGAAAATCAAAGACGCTCTTGCGAAATCACAAATTGTAAGGATTGGAAAAGAACCTGTTTCAGAATCAGAAGTTGCTCTAAATAAAACGATTACACAAATTGTTCCCTTAGAGTTTTCGAATGCAATCGAACTTGAACCCATTCTCAAACGAGTGACTAGTCCTGATACTGATATCATCATTCCGAAAAACCAAAATACTCTAATCTTTTCAGGATCAACTGCTGACATTAACAAGTTACTGAAGTTAGTTGATAATTTGGATGTACGAGCTGATGGGCCAGGTTCGATTTCCTCTGCTGGTGACATCCATATTTATACATTGGAATACAATGAAGCAGAAAAACTAGCTGCCATCCTTGTCAAATTGGATATGCCTGATGCTCCTGTTGCACCGACACAAGGGCCACCTGGGGAAGCGGGTCCTGATGGAAAACAACAACCCCCACCTCAACCAACCCCGCAAGCGCCTAAAGTTCCAGGAAAACAAGATAAAATCAAAGCGGTTGCCCATAAAGAATCAAACTCTCTCATTGTAACCGCAACCCCACAAGAATGGGAAGAAATCAAAAAGATCATAAAAATATTAGATACCCCAAGAAAACAGGTGTTACTTGAGGTGCTTATTGTAGAACTCAGTTCCACAGACCTAAATGATTTCGGTATTGATTGGCGTTACCAAGAACTTGCATATGGACAGTTTAATACTGGTCTTGCGGCACAAGGAGGTGTGATTGATAAAAATGGTAGGCCTACAAACGTTAACACACTTTCTGGATTTTCACTTGGGTTTATTCGACGTGGTGGACAACAAATCATTGGTATTTTGAATGCAAACTCAACGAATGAAAATTTTAACGTCTTGTCTGCTCCACAAATATTGACCTTGGATAACCAAGAAGCTGAGATCAATGTGGGTCAAGACGTACCAGTTCGTACCCAAAATAGAAATGCGGGTCTTGGTGGAGACAATGCGGTTACAGTCGCTAACTTCGAATACCGCCCAACAGGAATTAAACTAAAATTCACTCCGCACATTAACAAAAACAATCGAATCACTCTCGATCTGTACCAAGAAATCAAAAACGTAGCGGGAATTTCTTCAGAAGCAACTGGTGGAAACCCAACTTTTAATAAACGTGATATCAAAACAACAATCGTTGTGGACAATATACAAACAATTGTGATCGGTGGACTTCTTTCGAATGACAAACAGAAAAAAGTACAAAAGATCCCAATTTTAGGTGAGATTCCACTCCTTGGAACTTTATTTCGCAGAACGACCAATCAAAATCGGAAAACGAATTTGATGGTATTTTTAACACCACACATCTTAGATGATCGAGATAAATCGGATCGTATGACCATCCAAAAGAAAAATGAACAAGAAAGGATGGTGGATGAACGAGAAAAGAAACTGAGATGA
- the gspE gene encoding type II secretion system ATPase GspE, which produces MRKSLGQILLEDGILTIKDLEDISKQQEKTNLPITHIIQKKGLASETDILKALAKLHKMEFYEKLEFVASDEIFSKIPLKLVQRSKIVPFLVKGKKVFVATSDPTDLHPMDDIRSFLKGYEIQFVLATENEIMRIVHSQFDKTTAEAKEMMDEMDGSFGDLSDAFESDALDLSNEAPIIKMVNVILSQAVSERASDIHVEPFEKSVVVRYRVDGVLQKVLNPPKSYLAGISTRIKIMSNLNIAENRLPQDGRIKLRLAGKDVDVRVSIIPCQFGERIVMRILNKTDQKYSIETMGFNPQILKEFKELIYKPYGIILVTGPTGSGKSTTLYSALSEINTEERNIITCEDPVEYQMDGISQMQMNDKIGLTFAAGLRSILRQDPDVVMVGEIRDEETARIAIQASLTGHLVFSTLHTNDASSAVTRLVDMGIEPYLITSSVLGFMAQRLVRVICKDCKTSYKPTDKDLAGLGIQRKELKNGVLYRGKGCSSCLNSGYKGRTGLYELLTMNDEIKRAILQGADSNRIKELAVKNGLSTLQEYGKYKVIEGVTTPEEVLRVS; this is translated from the coding sequence ATGAGAAAAAGTTTAGGTCAGATTCTTTTAGAAGATGGAATCCTTACGATTAAGGATTTAGAAGACATTTCCAAACAACAGGAAAAAACAAATCTTCCCATCACTCACATCATCCAAAAAAAAGGTCTCGCTTCTGAAACCGATATTCTAAAGGCACTCGCAAAACTCCACAAAATGGAGTTCTACGAAAAACTTGAGTTTGTTGCCAGTGATGAAATTTTTAGCAAAATTCCTCTCAAACTCGTACAACGTTCCAAAATAGTTCCCTTCCTTGTGAAAGGAAAAAAGGTTTTTGTTGCTACAAGTGATCCAACTGACCTCCATCCCATGGATGATATACGTTCCTTCTTAAAAGGATACGAAATCCAATTCGTTCTCGCCACAGAAAACGAAATCATGCGCATCGTCCATTCTCAGTTTGATAAAACAACTGCAGAAGCAAAAGAGATGATGGATGAGATGGATGGAAGTTTTGGAGATCTTTCCGATGCTTTTGAATCCGATGCTTTAGATTTATCCAATGAAGCGCCTATCATCAAAATGGTAAATGTGATTCTGTCACAAGCTGTTTCTGAAAGGGCCTCCGACATCCACGTTGAACCATTTGAAAAGTCTGTTGTGGTCAGATACCGTGTGGATGGTGTTTTGCAAAAAGTATTAAATCCACCTAAGTCATATTTGGCAGGGATTTCCACTCGTATTAAAATTATGTCGAACCTAAACATTGCGGAAAACAGACTCCCGCAAGATGGTAGGATCAAACTTAGGTTAGCTGGAAAAGATGTGGATGTGCGGGTTTCGATCATTCCTTGCCAATTCGGAGAACGAATTGTAATGAGGATATTGAATAAAACGGATCAAAAGTATTCCATTGAAACCATGGGATTTAATCCACAAATCCTAAAAGAATTTAAAGAACTCATTTATAAACCGTATGGAATTATTTTAGTAACTGGTCCTACTGGATCGGGAAAATCAACTACCCTTTATTCCGCACTTTCTGAAATCAATACCGAAGAACGAAACATCATCACATGCGAAGACCCAGTGGAATACCAAATGGATGGTATTTCCCAAATGCAAATGAATGATAAAATCGGACTCACATTTGCCGCAGGGCTTCGTTCAATTTTACGTCAAGACCCTGATGTTGTGATGGTGGGGGAGATCCGCGATGAAGAAACAGCAAGGATTGCAATCCAGGCATCGCTTACAGGACACTTGGTTTTTTCTACCCTTCACACCAATGATGCATCTTCTGCAGTTACAAGGCTTGTCGATATGGGAATTGAACCTTATCTCATCACAAGTTCCGTACTTGGATTTATGGCACAAAGGTTAGTTCGTGTGATCTGCAAAGACTGTAAAACTTCGTACAAACCTACTGACAAAGATTTGGCGGGTCTTGGAATCCAAAGAAAAGAACTAAAAAATGGTGTATTGTATCGCGGAAAGGGTTGTAGTTCTTGTCTAAATTCAGGATACAAAGGACGAACTGGACTTTATGAACTTCTCACCATGAATGATGAAATCAAACGTGCGATTTTACAGGGTGCAGATTCCAATCGAATCAAAGAACTTGCGGTGAAAAATGGACTTTCCACCTTACAAGAGTATGGAAAGTATAAGGTCATAGAGGGAGTTACCACTCCGGAAGAAGTCCTTCGGGTATCCTAA
- a CDS encoding type II secretion system F family protein, with product MPLYTYVAFNKKGKEEKNIIDAVNLQAARNKLKAKGLYVRSIQEDREKEERELFPFLSKLLYRIPRKEVGLFCKQLGTLIGAGIPLDKCLLSIIDQVENIYFKKVLIEMRADITEGSSLSESMKKHKTVFPDQYPSLISVGESTGNYENTLHRLAELEEKSSELKSKVQVAMIYPMIMGLLSLGVSIFLLVVVIPQIEQLFASFDAKLPLLTRAVIFLSYVLTNYWYFILGLISFSFLGFLKWKSSEDGKKVWDRFLLGLPVIGTLLRKILVSNFARNLSILLLNRVPLIVSLNIVSDVVGHTVFKEEIDAAIIKIKEGGKLSDSLQGSQVLPQMVLGMLSAGEASDKVPEMMNKLSEIYESEVDTAIKSLTQSLEPMMIIVMGGIIFTIMAAIMTPMYKLTQEIQGM from the coding sequence ATGCCACTCTATACATACGTTGCCTTTAATAAAAAAGGAAAAGAAGAAAAGAACATCATTGATGCTGTCAATTTACAAGCAGCACGTAATAAACTAAAGGCAAAAGGCCTTTATGTTCGTTCGATCCAAGAAGACCGCGAAAAAGAAGAACGAGAACTATTCCCATTTTTATCCAAACTGCTTTATCGGATTCCTAGGAAGGAAGTGGGACTTTTTTGTAAACAACTGGGAACACTCATTGGAGCGGGAATTCCTCTTGATAAGTGTTTGTTATCCATCATTGACCAAGTAGAGAATATCTATTTCAAAAAAGTTTTGATTGAGATGCGGGCGGATATCACGGAAGGATCTAGCCTTTCAGAGTCGATGAAAAAACACAAAACTGTGTTTCCTGACCAATACCCCAGTTTGATTTCTGTGGGTGAGTCGACTGGTAATTACGAAAACACCTTACATCGGTTAGCGGAACTAGAAGAGAAGTCTTCTGAATTAAAATCGAAAGTGCAAGTGGCTATGATTTATCCGATGATTATGGGGCTTCTTTCGCTTGGTGTATCTATCTTTTTACTCGTTGTTGTGATTCCCCAAATTGAACAATTATTCGCATCCTTTGATGCAAAACTTCCACTTCTCACACGAGCTGTAATTTTTTTATCCTATGTCTTAACCAATTATTGGTATTTTATTTTGGGTCTGATCTCGTTTAGTTTTCTTGGATTTTTGAAGTGGAAAAGTTCGGAAGACGGGAAGAAAGTTTGGGATAGGTTTTTACTGGGTTTACCAGTCATAGGAACTTTACTCCGCAAAATCTTAGTTTCCAATTTTGCACGAAACCTATCAATCTTACTCCTGAATCGAGTTCCGTTAATTGTTTCGCTGAACATTGTATCAGATGTGGTTGGGCATACTGTTTTTAAAGAAGAAATTGATGCTGCGATCATCAAAATCAAAGAAGGTGGAAAATTATCCGATTCCTTACAAGGCTCACAAGTGCTTCCACAGATGGTTCTCGGGATGCTCAGTGCTGGGGAAGCTTCAGATAAAGTTCCAGAAATGATGAATAAACTCTCAGAAATCTATGAATCTGAGGTTGATACAGCAATAAAATCTTTGACCCAATCCTTAGAACCCATGATGATCATTGTAATGGGTGGAATTATTTTTACCATTATGGCGGCGATTATGACGCCAATGTACAAACTAACTCAAGAAATCCAGGGGATGTAG